A DNA window from Takifugu flavidus isolate HTHZ2018 chromosome 15, ASM371156v2, whole genome shotgun sequence contains the following coding sequences:
- the pter gene encoding phosphotriesterase-related protein, whose product MSNLSGKVQTVLGLVDPEQLGKTLTHEHLTMSFECCYHPPPSGDKAVAENPFQMQHMHWLRQNPYSCHENLLLLQENAAVREELLAYRKAGGGAIVENTTTGIQRDLPTLKQLSKDTGVHIIAGAGYYVDCTHTEDTKRMSVEKLSDIIVSEVLHGADGTDIRCGVIGEIGTCWPITDSEKKVLKATANAQSQLGCPVIIHPGRNPAAPAEVVRILQEAGGDISKTVMSHLDRTIFDEGELLEFAKLGSYLEYDLFGMEMLNYPYNTEVDMPSDSQRVKTLAFLVKEGYEDMIVVAHDIHTKNRLTKFGGHGYSHILKNIVPKMLRRGISQRQVDKILIDNPKQWLAFK is encoded by the exons ATGTCAAACTTAAGCGGCAAAGTCCAGACGGTGCTGGGTCTGGTGGATCCGGAGCAGCTGGGCAAAACCTTGACCCACGAGCACCTGACCATGAGCTTCGAGTGCTGCTACCACCCGCCTCCTTCGGGCGACAAAGCGGTGGCGGAGAACCCGTTCCAGATGCAGCACATGCACTGGTTGAGGCAGAACCCTTACAGCTGCCAcgagaacctgctgctgctgcaggagaacgcCGCCGTACGAGAGGAACTTCTGGCCTACAGGAAAGCCGGTGGGGGCGCCATTGTGGAGAACACCACCACGGGCATCCAGCGGGACCTTCCCACTCTTAAACAGCTCTCCAAGGACACTGGGGTCCACATCATTGCAGGAGCTGGATACTATGTGGACTGCACCCACAcggaggacaccaagaggatGAGTGTGGAGAAG CTCTCGGACATTATCGTCAGCGAAGTGCTCCACGGCGCCGATGGGACAGACATCCGCTGTGGAGTGATAGGAGAGATCGGCACCTGCTGGCCCATCACGGACAGTGAGAAGAAGGTGCTGAAAGCCACAGCTAACGCTCAGTCCCAGCTCGGCTGCCCCGTCATCATCCACCCTGGAAGGAACCCCGCTGCCCCAGCAGAAGTCGTGAGGATTCTGCAGGAGGCGGGTGGTGACATCAGCAAAACTGTCATGTCACACTTGGATAG GACCATATTTGATGAGGGTGAACTGCTTGAGTTTGCAAAGCTGGGTAGCTACCTGGAGTACGATCTGTTTGGAATGGAGATGCTGAACTACCCCTACAACACGGAGGTGGACATGCCCAGTGACAGCCAGAGGGTGAAGAC CTTGGCGTTTCTCGTGAAGGAGGGCTACGAGGACATGATAGTGGTCGCGCACGACATCCACACCAAGAACCGCCTCACCAAGTTTGGCGGCCACGGCTATTCGCACATCCTGAAGAATATAGTGCCAAAGATGCTAAGGAGGGGCATCTCGCAGCGGCAGGTGGACAAGATCCTCATCGACAACCCGAAACAGTGGCTCGCCTTCAAATGA